The Capra hircus breed San Clemente chromosome 22, ASM170441v1, whole genome shotgun sequence DNA segment TAAGTGGTAGCTGGTATTTCTAGGATGGAACTTTCTTTGAGGAGCAGAAAGGGGGTCACACCAGTCAGGCAGTGTCGGCCGCTCTCATTTTTGACTCCTGTTCGGCAAGAGGGGGGATGCAAATGTTCCCTGTGGCAGACCGAGCTCTCACCCTAACAGGACTCCGCGAGTGAGTGCACCCCAGAAATGAATCCCCAACAgaaaagggtgggatgggggtgtccCTTCTGCCCTGCAGTTGTGGAGGGGATGCTGAAGTGGAGTTTACGATAAGAAGCCTGGAAATCGGAATAAGGGCTGTAACTTAGATAAGAATAGAGTATCAGTGTTCATCTCCGGACCTTGAGGAAACCTCCGTGCTGCCATGAGAAAATCTCCTTGCTTTCAGGAAACACACTTAAGAATTTAGGGGTAAAGGAGTAATCACGTCTGCAATTTATGGTCAAACGGttcaggaaaaaatgaaaggCAAATGGGGGAAATATTAGTGTTTGTGGAATCTGGATGAAGGGTATTCGGGAATTCTTGCTCTCTGTAAGAGGGAAATCAAATGAAATATAAAGTTGTGTAATTTAAAAAAGGCAGCAGCAGTCAAGGGTTCCCGCCTCCCCtctgttctctttctccctccccttctctgtgcACCCAGCTCACCATCCTTCACCGCCTCTCTGCTTGCCTCCTAAGAGCCTTCTCCCAGGGACCCCAGAAGGGCTCCTGGACTCTCCCCGCCCATGGGAACCGgcacagactgcagccactctccATCACGGTGCACCCACTTTATTTGCGAAAGGAGGCGCCCAgcgcgcggggggcggggaggtccCCGCACCCCTCCTCCGGGGCTCAGGATCCCGCGCCCGGCCCGGCCCTCCCGGCCCGCTAGACGATGGCGAACTGGCAGACGTAGGGCAGCTTGTCCCGGCAGCGCTTGTCGAACCACTTGCCGTTGGCCGCGCCGGACAGGGTGGCGCAGTTCTCGACCTTGCCGCCGTCGGGCTGCGCGGTGATCTCCGTCTCCCAGTTCTTGTAGGCGATGTGGCCACCGGTCATGTCCACCCAGGCGCCCTCGGACGCCATGTCGTTGAAGCCCAGCCAGACCTCGGCCTCGCTGCCCACGCTCTGGCGCAGGTACTCGTACAGGGCGTCGTTCTCGGAGCCCGTCTGCGGGGTGCCCAGGGTGCCCCCGCGCGAGATGCAGTCCTCGCTCGCCTCGTGGAAGGTCTTCGCCTGGACGAAGGCCAGGAAGCACTTCATGTGCACCTTGGTACCCTTCAGACAGACTGGGGGGGGAGAAGTGGCCGTCACCCCAGCTTCCCCAGCCGAGAGCCCACTGCCAGGGGCCGGCTCACCCCCTCCACCAGCCCTGTCCGCAGCGGAGGGGCTCCAGACCCAGCCCCGAGGGCCCTGCTGTGATGGGCACTGAATCCCAGACCGCCGATTCACAGCGGGTGGAGCCCCTGCTGCTGGGCGTGGGCCCAGCCCCCTCCGCTGAAGACAGACGGCCCCTCCCTCAAGGTCACACCCCTCCCCTGGGTGCCCCATCCAGCTCCCAGGTGGGGAGTGGTCATCTCTCCCCCAGGCAGGATAATTCTGCCTTTTAGCAGAATTAAAAGGCCCTCTAGGGGCCTTTTAGCTTGGAGGGTGCACAGGGGGGTGCAGAAGCTGGCCTTGGGTGTCCCTCTGCCGAGTCTGCTTCCCACCGCCCCCTTTCACAGCTGGGACCCCAGACTCTCCCTGATGAATGTACCCCATCtcagaatgggcttcccaaggAGCCCCGCCAGAGCCACCAGCTCTGATCTTCCTCGCGCCCCACTCTCCCTGAGATTGGAGCCAGGGGACATGACCACACTCCAGGTGCCCAGGACCCCAAATCCCTGCCCCAGGGGCCCAGACAGGCTCCCAGCATCTGCCAGCAGCCTCTTCTGAGTCAGTGCTCCTGAGGGCTGGTTGGAGTAGTGACTGGGAGCTCAGAGCTGAGACTGGCCAGGCCCCGGACAGAAGAGATGGCCCAAGTAGGGGGCCAGGAGCTCGCTGTCTCAGGCTCAGAACTCTGAGGAGTCTGAGAGTTCCAAATTTGATTCTGGCCTCGAAGGTTGTAATGAGGGTATATATTTGGTCTAGTTAGGGATATAGGCTGTTTCTGCTTAGCAGTTTATTCTTTAGCTGGGTTTATAACATAAATATTTAGACAGTTGGAGTGTATGTCTTCATTTGTCCTCTTGCTGCTGATCCTCAAAATTTTAGGGGTGGGTCTGcactccaccaccaccccctcccctcacTCACCCGCTCACTCTGTTACTCTCACTTAACACACTTCTCTGTGCCCCCGTGAGCACCGGACACTCCTGGAACTCTCAACTCCAGGTCCGGAGAATCACCGAGGTGTCTTCACTCACAGACACTGTCCCAAGCTGGCCAGCCCTGGCACATGCTCTCGTGCAGTGCCTCCTAGCCGGGCTTCATTGCCCTTCCCAGCCTGGCCCCACactgtctttccttccttctggggTCACTGTGAAATGCCACCTAGACCCCCTTGGGGTGAAGGCCTGACCACCCCAGCTGCTGGGAGCACTCAGACTCCCTTTGGGGATTGCCTCAGTGGAAGATAGCCCCTCGCCCACAGCGTGCCCCTCCCCGGAGCAGCCTGCACCCAGGGACCAGCCCATGAGCCCCCTTGTCCTGACTCAGGACAGCTCTGAAGGGCCCTCCAGAGGTCAGGGCTCCCTCTGCAGTCTCTGGAGCCTTCCCTGAGACGCAAGGCCCTCTGCCCACTCCTGAGTCCTGTCTCTTCCCTTCTGATCCTGGGTGCTGATCAGGTACTGGTCCTGGGAGGTGCTCCCTCATGAGCCTCCTGCAGGCCCAGCTCCACCTCAGGGCCACGTCCTGGGAGCCCCGCCCACAACGCTAACGTAGTCCTCAGGGCGAGTCAGTCCGCAGTGCCTTCCTAATTGTAACCGACAGTTTCTCACTCTGGCCTCCTATGATCTGGTGGATTGATGCTGGCCCTGCCTAGCCCTGCTCCTGCTGTGCCCTCTGCTTGGAATCCCTCTTTATGTTCCTACACCTGCTTTAAGGGTACCAGGGAATGCACTGACTCCATGAATATACTGAGGCCCCAGAGCAGGGCCCCACTCGGTCACCTGTCTCTCCTTGTGCGTGGCAGAGGCTTGCTAGTTGGGGACCTCATGTGCATTTGTTGATTGGGGGAGAGGAAGGGCAGATGGCAGGAGGGAAGGATTTCTCCCCTAACCCCTCATTCTCTCAACTCTTTGGCTAGGTCAGCAGAGCTCAGGAGTGCTTTGTGTGGGGTTCTTGGCAAGGTGATTTGCAGCTTGTCGTAAAGGAGAGAGTGATGAGAGGGAGAAGGCTTCCAAGGATACCAGGAGCCCATGAATCTTCTGGGAATCAGCAGACATGGAGGGGGTGTTTGGATCTCCGTCTGCCGTGGACTTTGCACAGGGAGGTCCCCACGACATTGCCCGCCTCAGAGGGCAAGTGGCATCTGGGTTGCATGGTCTTTGCATGAGTGCAGAGCTGAGTCATGAGACCTGAGAGCTTGCCCTGCCAGTCCAGCCCCAGCCcgtccactttacagatgaggaaactgaggccccgaaTGGCATTGTGCTTATCTTAAACATTCCCCCGTGTGTCAAGCATTACTGATCGTCTGTATTCTGTGTCCTCCAGGGCAAGGTCATGGAGTAGGTGAGTGGGAGGTGTGTGAAAACTGGAGACAATATGAAAGGAACTCagtggagagaaagagagtgagttGTCCAGGCAGGCTGGCCAGGAAGTGCCAGGGCAGGTGGCTGTGAGCTGAGTGTGTCCCCAGGctccacagctgggtgttttGTCCATCCTGACTTAGCTGGTTCGTGCAGGGTCAGGAAGACCAAAGCCCACCTTTCCTCACACCCAGCATGCACCGGGCAGGCTGCCTCCATTTCCACCCTAACCTGCACTTGCCAGCCAGGGGCGTATGGGCAAAACCAGGGCCGCTCTGTGTCTCAGCTCCCGCCTTTAGAATAGGGATAATAAATCCTGCCTCAGTGTAGCGAGGATGACTGAGGGTGGCTGCACAGCAGGTACACAGGTGTTGAGGCACATGCCCTGCGGGACCGTGGGGCCAGCTGAGTGCAGGGTCTCGTGGGGCTCGTTAGGATGGCCTCTGCCCCACCAGCCCTCCAGGGCTCATGCTTCCAGTGGGCGGTAATGGATTCTTGGGGGCAAGTTCGTTGTCCTTTTGGGACATTCCTGCTTCCACACATCAGGACATCTTCCTGAGGCCTCCTTGAAACTGGTGCCCTGGACTAGGGGAGCCAGCCAGTTCCCTGGTGCTGGGCCAGAGGTTAGAGGCGCATCCCTGACTGCAGGCCTGAGCCCCTGTGTCCAGCGCACCCCTGCCTGGAGAGACCACCACGTTCACTCACCCGTCTGCAAGGCCTGCTGCTCTTTCAGCAGGGCCACCTCCTGGGCCAGGCTGTCCAGCTGAGTCTTGAGCTCCTCCAGCATCTTCGGACTCACGGCATCTAGGATGAAGTCAGAAGGAAGTGGGGACAATCCCGTGATGAAGGCAGTAGGGATGAGGgtagggcagggcagggactggAGGGGCAGACCACCATCAGCCACAAGGGGACAGGGGATGACCCCTCGACCTTGATGTCGTGGCagactctgtctctctctgttcctGCCAGTGGTCATCCAAGGGATTGCTCGTGATTTCCCTTCTGCCGGGGACCCTCCTGCACTTGCTTTTGCTAATGTTAGAGACCTGTGCTGCATTGTGTAGGAGGGATCAGATGGGATGGCgacaggcaggggtggggagggggtgcaggcAGAGCCTTCAGTGACCACCCCAGACCCCGGCCAccctcccagctccagaggagaACAGACCACAGGAAGCAGGGCCAGGGGCCCCGGAGACCTCCCGGGTGTACTTTCCCAGAGGAACAACACGCAGACCAGCAGAGCGGGCGG contains these protein-coding regions:
- the CLEC3B gene encoding tetranectin, with the translated sequence MELWGPCVLLCLFSLLTQVAAEAPATKVKKAANAKKDAVSPKMLEELKTQLDSLAQEVALLKEQQALQTVCLKGTKVHMKCFLAFVQAKTFHEASEDCISRGGTLGTPQTGSENDALYEYLRQSVGSEAEVWLGFNDMASEGAWVDMTGGHIAYKNWETEITAQPDGGKVENCATLSGAANGKWFDKRCRDKLPYVCQFAIV